The genomic stretch TGCAGTATCGGTAACATTGAGTGCTGTCATGGCAGCTCCAACGAAGTCATCACTTCCCGGACAATCTATAATATTAAGTTTTTTACCGTTCCACTCCACATGGAAAACGGTGGAAAACACAGAATAGCCATATTCTTGCTCCACCGGGAAGTAATCGCTGACTGTATTCTTGGCAGTAATTCTGCCGCGACGTTTTATAATACCACTCTCAAAGAGCAGCGCTTCTGTGAGAGTGGTTTTACCCGAGCCATCATTGCCAAGCAGGGCAATGTTCTTAATTTCATTCGTCTGATATACTTTCATGATATATAAGATTTAAAATGAATAACTCAGTATGCCTTCGCATACCCTTAACTTTTAGTGAGGCGCAAATTATGAATTTATCAAAAGAAAAGCAATAAATCGATAGTGTTACTAAACTATGTTATGTAACACATCACTACTAACAGAAAGATTTTCTTAACTTTACAGCAAAATCATTAACCCCCAAACTTACAATGAAAGAACTACTATTATCTATTGTACTGCTCATTCTCCTGTCATTTACCGGATGTCAATCCGGAAGTTCATCTCACAAGCAACGACCACTTATCGGCCTATCTTGTTCACATCCCAGCGACTATTCGTCTGCACGAACGACTTATACCGAATCAGTCATACAAACCGGAGGCACTCCAATGCTTATACCAGTCACAACAGACAGTATAGTTCTGGTAGACATCATCAGTCGACTGGACGGGATTATTTTAATCGGAGGGGCGGATATACATCCTTCTTATTATAATGAAGAACCTATCGAGCAACTGGGAGAGGTAGATTCACTGCGTGATGTTTATGATATTTCCCTTATCCGCCTTGCAGCGCAACGTGGTGTACCCATGTTGGGAATCTGCCGGGGCGAACAATTAATCAATGTGGCATTCGGTGGCACACTCTATCAGGATATTCCAGCCCAACATCCGGATACTACCGTGCGACATAATCAGGAAGAGCCGAGTAGTGTACCCACTCATGCAGTCAACTTGCTTCCCGATTCTGAAATGGCACGGATAACAGGAGAGACACAACTATTTACCAACACCCACCATCATCAGGCCGTCAAGCAAGTGGCACCCGGTTTCCGGATTACGGCATGGGCTACGGACAGTATTCCCGAAGCCATTGAAAACATTGAAGGAAAACCTATCTGGGGAGTGCAATTCCACCCGGAAGCATTAACGGTAGCTGGTGATAGCATATCTGCCAGATTCTTCTATTTTCTGGTTGATCAAGCAATTGCATTCCGGCAAAGCAAATAATAGTCTTATCCATTACCGGACATATTCAACTCCCTGCCAAGTCCGTACCAACTCCGTATCTATACGCTTGGACTTGGTACGGAGTTGGTACGGACTTGACAGGGAGTTGGTAGGGAGCAGGTCATACTCCGGTAATTCTTTAGTGATTTCTTATATACCATATATATAGGTACGCGCGTATATCATATATAATCCAACTTAATCACGATCACCCTTATATCCTGATCTTCCTTATCCGTAGCTATCTTTGCAATATGCCAGTCGGACGGGAAGAACAAGAAAAACTCACTGGGAACAGAGTCGATAAAGGTAGTTTTTTCCGGATCAAAATCATAGTGAATAACATCTTTTTTCTCACTATATTCGCAATTAGCCTTTGAAGACTCATGATCCAGCAATGCAAAACGTTCTGTTCCTTTCACCACATACTGCAAATCTATATGTTTCCGGTGTGATTCGGATGTCCGCTTCTCTAACGGTTCATTCTTACTATCTTCAACAGAAACCACAAGTGACGTTCCTTCTATCGGATGTTTTCCCTTCTCGATAGTAGTCAGGTCGTGCGACGCCAACCAGCGAAAAGCCGCCTTCCATTGTTCCGGATTCGCTTCGTACTGCGCTTTGAATTCCGCTAAATTCGTAGAAGAATGGGGCTTCGCCTTCAAACCTTCACTCCAGACTTTCGATTTTACCCATTTTTCAGGCGAGATACTTTTTACTTTCTTGCCACTTTGAGCAGA from Bacteroides intestinalis DSM 17393 encodes the following:
- a CDS encoding gamma-glutamyl-gamma-aminobutyrate hydrolase family protein, producing MKELLLSIVLLILLSFTGCQSGSSSHKQRPLIGLSCSHPSDYSSARTTYTESVIQTGGTPMLIPVTTDSIVLVDIISRLDGIILIGGADIHPSYYNEEPIEQLGEVDSLRDVYDISLIRLAAQRGVPMLGICRGEQLINVAFGGTLYQDIPAQHPDTTVRHNQEEPSSVPTHAVNLLPDSEMARITGETQLFTNTHHHQAVKQVAPGFRITAWATDSIPEAIENIEGKPIWGVQFHPEALTVAGDSISARFFYFLVDQAIAFRQSK
- a CDS encoding YhcH/YjgK/YiaL family protein, encoding MKHLQWLLATACMLAVCLSVSAQSGKKVKSISPEKWVKSKVWSEGLKAKPHSSTNLAEFKAQYEANPEQWKAAFRWLASHDLTTIEKGKHPIEGTSLVVSVEDSKNEPLEKRTSESHRKHIDLQYVVKGTERFALLDHESSKANCEYSEKKDVIHYDFDPEKTTFIDSVPSEFFLFFPSDWHIAKIATDKEDQDIRVIVIKLDYI